One window from the genome of Cryptomeria japonica chromosome 6, Sugi_1.0, whole genome shotgun sequence encodes:
- the LOC131062910 gene encoding G-type lectin S-receptor-like serine/threonine-protein kinase At2g19130 — translation MLVYEYLQNGSLNSFLSGKSKEDDRVLDWNTRFGIALGTARGLYYLYEECRDCIIHCDIKPENILLNADFSSKVADFGLAKLVGRDFSTVLTTTRGTRGYLAPEWLTGMPITAKVDVYSFGMTLLEIISGRRNNDLSLQESQRYFPTWAATQIQKGNAMGIVDERIADKADIEQVKRAAVVSILCIQKDENGRPSMAQVVRMLQGIIEGDMERYERSLQALVDDH, via the coding sequence ATGCTTGTTTATGAGTACCTGCAAAACGGGTCTCTCAACTCTTTCTTGTCTGGCAAATCCAAAGAAGATGACAGGGTGCTAGACTGGAATACCAGATTTGGAATCGCTTTAGGCACTGCAAGAGGTCTATATTATCTCTATGAAGAATGCAGAGATTGCATCATCCATTGCGATATCAAGCCAGAAAATATTCTTCTCAATGCAGATTTCTCTTCAAAAGTGGCAGATTTTGGGTTGGCAAAGCTTGTTGGTAGAGATTTCAGCACAGTGCTTACGACAACAAGAGGAACGAGAGGATATTTGGCGCCCGAGTGGCTGACCGGCATGCCAATAACAGCAAAAGTGGATGTATACAGTTTCGGCATGACCCTGTTGGAAATAATCTCAGGCCGACGAAATAATGACTTGAGTTTGCAGGAATCACAGCGCTACTTCCCCACCTGGGCAGCAACTCAAATTCAGAAGGGAAACGCGATGGGTATTGTGGATGAAAGAATTGCAGACAAGGCGGATATTGAACAGGTAAAAAGGGCAGCCGTGGTAAGCATTTTGTGCATTCAAAAGGATGAGAATGGGAGGCCAAGCATGGCCCAAGTTGTGAGAATGCTGCAAGGCATAATAGAGGGTGACATGGAACGATATGAGAGGTCCCTGCAAGCACTCGTCGATGATCACTGA
- the LOC131062909 gene encoding G-type lectin S-receptor-like serine/threonine-protein kinase At2g19130: MALLSWDFSVPTEPPTGMLASGMPTSLTRPSFGWLTEELPSETCPAFYLSTSGYLTISDLQENVIWSSNDTQQAKASRASILDTGNFVLLDAQNSSQTVWESFENPTDHFMPTMKLSKGLKLYSWKSSVDPAPGPFFFTLNPSPGKTDILVQYKSSVSYYSSGEWTGRSFTSTPGETSYSVLVQEFVVVSPTNTYYTYWLSPEASSMMMAREVLTSDGQLSFYIWVNNISWSLRKTSPQTNCEVYGVCGAYGVCFTQENIRPCSCLQGFQPRNATTWSSQEWWSSGCVRRTPLNCSASGSTDGFLQVSNMSLSDKEAALQNTQESTLQGCKTACLNNCSCTAFAFIISNCKLWFGDLLSMQTNSNDGQPLFIRLAASDVSQLLAHAEKSSTRVVALSISIPLGVAVLGTLFIVSWLNQRRRRRLLHNVDDYDTPTSIRAFTYKELKTASNNFAHKLGKGAFGSVFKGTLSDNTLVAVKKLEGSPQAEKQFRA, encoded by the coding sequence ATGGCACTTTTGAGTTGGGATTTTTCTGTCCCAACGGAACCACCAACTGGTATGTTGGCATCTGGTATGCCCACATCCCTGACAAGACCATCATTTGGGTGGCTAACAGAGGAACTCCCATCAGAAACATGCCCGGCGTTTTATCTCTCTACATCTGGTTATCTCACTATATCTGATTTGCAAGAAAATGTCATTTGGTCGAGTAATGATACTCAGCAAGCGAAGGCATCAAGGGCTTCTATACTGGACACTGGTAATTTTGTTCTTTTAGACGCCCAAAACAGTTCTCAGACTGTGTGGGAGAGCTTCGAAAATCCCACCGATCATTTTATGCCTACCATGAAGCTCTCCAAAGGCTTGAAATTGTACTCATGGAAGAGTTCGGTGGATCCAGCGCCTGGGCCTTTCTTTTTCACGTTGAATCCATCTCCAGGAAAGACAGACATTTTGGTGCAGTATAAAAGTAGTGTTTCCTATTATAGCTCAGGAGAATGGACTGGTAGATCTTTTACCAGCACGCCAGGGGAAACATCTTATTCTGTACTTGTGCAGGAATTTGTAGTGGTTTCTCCGACAAATACGTACTACACATATTGGCTTTCACCCGAAGCCAGTTCAATGATGATGGCGAGGGAAGTTCTCACCTCGGATGGTCAGCTATCATTCTACATATGGGTTAATAATATAAGCTGGAGCCTGCGTAAAACTTCACCCCAGACAAATTGTGAGGTGTATGGTGTATGTGGGGCTTATGGAGTCTGCTTCACCCAAGAAAACATTAGGCCATGCAGCTGTTTGCAAGGCTTCCAGCCAAGAAACGCTACTACCTGGAGTTCTCAGGAATGGTGGTCAAGCGGTTGTGTTCGTCGTACTCCATTAAACTGCAGTGCAAGTGGCAGCACAGATGGTTTCCTCCAAGTCAGTAATATGTCCTTGTCAGATAAGGAAGCGGCTCTTCAAAATACCCAAGAGTCGACTCTACAAGGATGTAAAACTGCTTGTCTCAACAATTGTTCCTGCACGGCCTTTGCTTTCATTATTTCTAATTGTAAATTGTGGTTTGGTGATCTGTTAAGCATGCAGACTAATTCAAATGACGGTCAGCCCTTGTTCATTCGATTAGCTGCTTCTGACGTGTCACAGTTGTTAGCTCATGCAGAAAAAAGCAGTACCAGAGTAGTTGCACTCTCCATTTCAATTCCTTTGGGGGTTGCCGTTTTGGGTACTCTGTTCATTGTTTCATGGCTTAATCAGCGTAGGCGCCGGAGACTGCTTCATAATGTCGACGACTACGACACACCAACATCGATCAGAGCATTCACCTACAAAGAACTCAAAACTGCAAGTAATAATTTCGCCCATAAGTTGGGAAAGGGAGCATTTGGCTCTGTCTTCAAAGGAACTCTGTCAGACAATACACTTGTGGCCGTGAAAAAATTAGAGGGTTCCCCACAAGCAGAAAAGCAATTCCGTGCTTAA